The Ricinus communis isolate WT05 ecotype wild-type chromosome 8, ASM1957865v1, whole genome shotgun sequence sequence TTCTTGTGTCAACTTCTCTTTGGTTTGTGCTTTCTTATATTTCATTCAAAACACAGTTTTAGAATATTTGAcatgaaaaatatatgttcTCATCAGTTTGTATATTCTTTCATGAGATTAAGAAAAAGTGacacaaaaaagaagaaaacaatacTTTAGAAAGATTGATTTCtaacaagaaaaatatatataacaacAATTTTccattgaattttttttacaacAAAGCCTATGTTTTGcctgtttcttttttagtttaatctgAATTTTTTGGAGTAGTCCTAAAATTTGCTTTTGATAAATAGTTGAAGGTGCACATGTATTAATAGTTGTTTGTATACTGTACACAGGAGGACACATCAATCCAGCAGTTACCTTTGGACTATTCTTGGGTCGCAAGGTGTCCCTAATCAGAGCCCTTGGATACATGGTAGCACAGTGTTTGGGTGCAATCTGTGGGTGTGGATTGGTGAAGGCATTCCAAAAAGCTTACTACAACAGGTATGGTGGTGGAGCAAACGAGCTAGCCGATGGATACAACAAAGGAACTGGATTGGGTGCAGAAATTATTGGTACTTTTGTTCTTGTCTACACTGTCTTTTCTGCTACTGATCCTAAGAGGAGTGCTAGAGACTCTCATGTTCCTGTAAGTacttgattcttttatttaattatttgggtcattttcttcttgttgttATTTGTGCtactattcttttttcttttggtgtttagagtttaaattatattgatttagttttgatttaatttgttgGGATATGAGTCATTTTCTTTGCTGACTTTGTTGGGTTATCTCAAGATCTTGATTTGTGGGGACTTTACTTAATTCTCACTACAATATAAAATGAAGTTTGGTACGTTCTTGATTTTGAAAGCAAGCACATAAATACAGAGAAAATGAAGAAGCCTTGATGCCTTCTTAAGAATTTATCAACCTCTTttatacaattattttattatacaaacaaaattaattttgattttgtagttaattaagtaaaatgGCACAAATAGttgtttcaaaaaaaaaaatggcaaCAAATTGTAATTCACTAACTACACTCACCACAAGCTTAAGTGATTTTGATTAATCTTGATGAATCATTTCTTGATTAATTCTGTCCAAGTattatctcattttttttcaCCTCCCAATTAAGGTTTTGGCACCTCTCCCCATTGGATTTGCTGTTTTCATGGTTCATCTTGCTACTATTCCAATTACTGGCACTGGCATCAACCCTGCTAGGAGTTTTGGAGCTGCTGTTATCTATAACAAAGAAAAGGCCTGGGATGATCAGGTATTCATCTA is a genomic window containing:
- the LOC8264070 gene encoding probable aquaporin PIP2-2, with the translated sequence MAKDVEVAEATGGEFSAKDYHDPPPAPLIDVDELGKWSFYRALIAEFIATLLFLYITVLTVIGYKSQTDPDKNADACGGVGILGIAWAFGGMIFILVYCTAGISGGHINPAVTFGLFLGRKVSLIRALGYMVAQCLGAICGCGLVKAFQKAYYNRYGGGANELADGYNKGTGLGAEIIGTFVLVYTVFSATDPKRSARDSHVPVLAPLPIGFAVFMVHLATIPITGTGINPARSFGAAVIYNKEKAWDDQWIFWVGPFIGAAIAAFYHQYILRAAAIKALGSFRSNA